A region of Cellulophaga sp. RHA19 DNA encodes the following proteins:
- a CDS encoding vanadium-dependent haloperoxidase encodes MQKILNKKSKGLVLVLLVVFAVLQSCKNKEQPIKVPVDVYFSAVDKITETMIHDIFSPPVASRIYMYPNVAAYEIITQNNTKYSSLTTKIKSLQPIPKATKDVNLEVAALVAYIDVSKELIFKDNIITTYADSLFTSWEKTNTTEFTVSKAYGLKVANRVKDWLHKDNYKETRSFAGYEVTTDNPGRWQPTPPAYMDGIEPHWNKIRPMVLDSASQFKPIRHPEFSMDPESTFYKELQEVYTVTNEIRKNGDTSEEVEIAKFWDCNPYVSTSKGHLMIATKKITPGAHWIGITKIACKQQKLDFTAAVHANTITSIGIFDAFISCWDEKYRSNLIRPETLINNTIDKEWTPLLQTPPFPEYTSGHSVVSGASATILTQLFGDNFSFSDDTETPYGLPVRKFSSFNNAAKEAAVSRLYGGIHYRAAIDNGVVQGQNVGKHIVETLNLTK; translated from the coding sequence ATGCAGAAGATTTTAAATAAAAAAAGCAAAGGTTTAGTCCTTGTATTGTTAGTAGTATTCGCTGTTTTACAATCATGTAAAAACAAGGAGCAACCTATAAAAGTACCTGTAGATGTGTACTTTAGTGCTGTAGATAAAATTACAGAAACTATGATTCATGATATATTTTCGCCACCTGTGGCTAGTAGAATATATATGTACCCAAATGTTGCTGCTTACGAGATTATAACGCAGAACAATACCAAATACAGCTCTTTAACTACAAAAATTAAAAGTTTACAGCCTATACCAAAAGCAACTAAAGATGTTAATTTAGAGGTTGCTGCGCTTGTGGCATATATAGATGTTAGTAAAGAGCTTATTTTTAAAGATAATATTATAACTACGTATGCAGATAGCCTTTTTACAAGTTGGGAAAAGACCAATACAACAGAGTTTACGGTGTCTAAGGCTTATGGTTTAAAAGTTGCTAACCGCGTAAAAGACTGGTTACACAAAGACAATTATAAAGAAACCAGATCTTTTGCAGGGTATGAGGTTACTACAGATAATCCTGGCAGATGGCAACCAACACCACCTGCGTATATGGATGGTATAGAGCCACATTGGAATAAAATAAGACCAATGGTTTTAGATTCTGCTTCGCAATTTAAACCAATTAGGCACCCAGAGTTTTCTATGGATCCAGAAAGTACATTTTATAAAGAATTACAAGAAGTATATACAGTTACTAACGAGATACGTAAAAACGGAGATACGTCTGAAGAAGTAGAAATTGCAAAGTTTTGGGACTGTAATCCGTATGTATCTACTAGCAAAGGCCATTTAATGATTGCCACAAAAAAAATTACTCCAGGTGCACATTGGATAGGAATAACAAAAATAGCGTGCAAACAGCAAAAGCTAGACTTTACAGCTGCTGTACACGCAAATACAATAACATCTATAGGTATTTTTGATGCTTTTATTAGTTGTTGGGATGAGAAATACCGTAGCAACTTAATTAGACCCGAAACTCTAATTAACAATACTATAGATAAAGAATGGACACCATTATTACAAACGCCGCCTTTTCCGGAGTACACAAGCGGACATTCTGTAGTATCTGGCGCATCTGCAACCATTTTAACTCAGTTATTTGGAGATAACTTTAGTTTTTCTGATGATACTGAAACTCCATATGGTTTACCAGTACGTAAATTTAGTTCTTTTAATAATGCTGCTAAAGAAGCTGCAGTTAGCAGATTATATGGTGGTATACATTACAGGGCTGCAATAGACAATGGTGTTGTACAAGGCCAAAATGTAGGCAAACACATAGTAGAAACACTAAACTTAACTAAATAA
- the glpK gene encoding glycerol kinase GlpK: MEKKYVIAFDQGTTSTRTIIFDQKGGIKAISQKELTQHYPQSGWVEHDPVEIYKDQLSTFYKVIEESGISPEEIASIGITNQRETTVVWDRNTGEPIYNAIVWLDKRTTPICEDLKHKGYTSYVREHTGLVIDSYFSATKVKWILDNVEGAKEKANRGELCFGTIDSWLIFKFTNGEKHLTDHTNASRTLVYDIKNLKWDDTLLNALEIPKSMLPTVQKSSSDFGNVEYKGTKIPIYGVAGDQQASLFGQGGFKSGIAKNTYGTGCFMLLNIGKKQVVSTKGLLTTLTCSLDSEPIKYALEGSIFVGGASIQWLRDRLELIDNAADTEEICNSIPPLKSVYVVPAFAGLGAPYWDANAKGSIYGMTLDTGKKELIKATVDALAYQTKDVIDAMIEDSKKEIITLKVDGGASANNYLMQFQSDILNVEVDRPKMIEVTAFGAALLAGIKANFWNKDNISEIREIDTVFKPEMKSKVRNKKYKGWQKAVEKTKSIAKVKPKNKPLRFSILDRPKQLKKIVSKKFDLIVIGGGVTGAGIALDASSRGLNVCLVEKNDFASGTSNKSTKLIHGGLRYLKQLEIGLVRESGSERAIVHKLAPHLVVPEKMLLPLIEGGTYGKMMTSVGLKVYDMLANVGGDDRRRMLDKKETLDKEPLLDDAVVLGSGYYAEYRTDDARLTIEILKKATEFGATIVNYCEMESFVYDSEQKIESLNCIDKNTGKRLNITARNYVSAAGPWVDTLRKKDASMNNKHLHLTKGVHIVFPHEKLPIKQSVYFDVEDGRMIFAIPRGRSTYVGTTDTNYAGNLERVVATEEDAEYLLKATNHTFPDVNLTLNDIESNWAGLRPLIHEEEKDPSELSRKDEIFVSKSGLVSIAGGKLTGYRKMAQRVIDTVLKTIPEKKKKHLKKSITEDIALVTPTMTSANEVVAYQKELENELLEIGIEDSYYAWYLCTTYGKKASAILEKISFFRTGNALENLIRAELWYCVNYEMTNSLADFFVRRTGRLYFNISSISTFMDIVVKDFVNYLDWDDKRVILEKEKMQLLLNDAETYYAEDFK, translated from the coding sequence ATGGAAAAAAAATATGTAATAGCATTTGACCAAGGGACTACAAGCACTAGAACAATCATTTTTGATCAAAAAGGTGGTATAAAAGCCATTTCTCAGAAAGAATTGACACAGCATTATCCACAATCTGGTTGGGTAGAACATGATCCTGTAGAAATTTATAAAGATCAATTAAGTACGTTTTATAAGGTAATTGAAGAATCTGGAATTTCTCCTGAAGAAATAGCATCTATAGGTATTACCAACCAAAGAGAAACTACCGTTGTTTGGGACAGAAATACAGGAGAACCTATATACAACGCTATTGTTTGGCTAGACAAGCGTACAACGCCTATTTGTGAAGATCTTAAACACAAAGGGTATACTTCATATGTAAGAGAACACACGGGCTTGGTTATAGATTCTTATTTTTCTGCTACCAAAGTAAAATGGATTTTAGATAACGTAGAAGGTGCAAAAGAAAAAGCAAATAGGGGAGAACTCTGTTTTGGAACTATAGACAGTTGGTTAATTTTTAAATTTACTAACGGAGAAAAACACCTTACAGATCATACAAACGCATCGCGCACACTTGTGTATGATATTAAAAATTTAAAGTGGGATGATACGTTGCTTAATGCATTAGAAATTCCTAAAAGTATGCTGCCAACGGTGCAAAAATCATCGTCGGACTTTGGAAATGTGGAATATAAAGGAACAAAAATTCCTATTTATGGTGTTGCCGGTGACCAACAAGCATCATTATTTGGACAAGGAGGTTTTAAATCTGGTATTGCAAAAAACACTTATGGTACAGGATGTTTTATGTTGCTTAATATTGGTAAAAAACAAGTGGTTTCTACCAAAGGATTATTAACTACATTAACGTGTAGCCTAGATTCTGAACCTATAAAATACGCTTTAGAAGGTAGTATTTTTGTGGGTGGCGCATCTATACAATGGTTAAGAGACAGACTAGAGCTTATAGATAATGCTGCTGATACCGAAGAAATTTGCAACAGTATTCCGCCTTTAAAAAGTGTGTATGTTGTACCTGCTTTTGCTGGTTTAGGAGCTCCGTATTGGGATGCCAATGCAAAGGGTAGTATTTATGGGATGACGTTAGATACAGGTAAAAAAGAACTTATAAAAGCCACCGTAGATGCTTTAGCTTACCAAACTAAGGACGTTATTGATGCTATGATTGAAGATAGCAAAAAAGAAATTATAACACTAAAAGTAGATGGTGGCGCTAGTGCCAATAACTATCTAATGCAGTTTCAGTCTGATATTTTAAATGTAGAAGTAGACCGACCAAAAATGATTGAGGTTACTGCTTTTGGTGCTGCATTATTGGCTGGTATAAAAGCTAATTTTTGGAATAAGGATAACATTTCTGAAATAAGAGAAATTGATACTGTTTTTAAACCAGAGATGAAATCTAAAGTACGAAACAAAAAGTACAAAGGATGGCAAAAAGCGGTAGAAAAAACAAAGAGTATTGCCAAAGTTAAACCAAAAAATAAGCCTTTACGTTTTTCTATTTTAGACAGACCTAAACAGTTAAAAAAAATAGTTTCTAAAAAGTTCGATTTGATAGTTATTGGAGGCGGAGTAACAGGTGCAGGTATTGCTTTAGATGCATCGTCTAGAGGTTTAAATGTGTGCTTGGTAGAGAAAAACGATTTTGCTTCGGGTACCAGTAATAAGTCTACTAAATTAATACACGGTGGTTTACGTTACCTAAAACAATTAGAAATTGGTTTGGTAAGGGAATCTGGCTCTGAGCGTGCTATTGTACATAAATTAGCACCACATTTAGTTGTACCAGAAAAAATGCTTTTACCACTTATAGAGGGTGGTACATATGGTAAAATGATGACGTCTGTTGGCCTAAAAGTGTATGATATGCTAGCAAATGTTGGTGGTGATGACCGTAGGAGAATGTTAGATAAAAAGGAAACTTTAGATAAAGAACCTTTATTAGATGATGCAGTTGTTTTAGGTAGCGGATATTATGCAGAATACAGAACTGATGATGCCAGACTAACCATAGAAATACTTAAAAAAGCAACCGAATTTGGCGCTACTATTGTAAATTATTGCGAAATGGAATCTTTTGTTTATGATAGCGAGCAAAAAATTGAAAGCCTAAATTGTATTGATAAAAACACAGGAAAAAGACTAAATATTACAGCACGTAATTATGTTTCTGCTGCTGGCCCTTGGGTAGATACTTTACGTAAAAAGGATGCGTCTATGAACAACAAACATTTACACTTAACCAAAGGTGTACATATTGTTTTTCCGCACGAAAAATTACCTATTAAACAGTCTGTTTATTTTGACGTAGAAGATGGCCGTATGATTTTTGCCATTCCGCGTGGTAGATCTACTTATGTTGGTACAACAGACACCAATTATGCGGGGAATTTAGAAAGGGTAGTGGCTACAGAAGAAGATGCTGAGTATTTACTAAAGGCTACAAACCACACATTTCCAGATGTAAATTTAACTTTAAACGATATAGAGTCTAACTGGGCAGGTTTAAGACCACTTATTCACGAAGAAGAAAAAGACCCGTCTGAATTGTCTAGAAAAGATGAAATTTTTGTTTCTAAAAGTGGCTTAGTTTCTATTGCTGGCGGAAAATTAACTGGATACAGAAAAATGGCGCAGCGTGTTATAGATACAGTTTTAAAAACCATTCCTGAAAAGAAAAAGAAGCATTTAAAAAAATCTATTACAGAAGATATCGCATTGGTAACCCCAACAATGACTTCTGCCAATGAGGTTGTGGCCTACCAAAAGGAATTAGAAAACGAACTACTAGAAATAGGAATAGAAGACAGTTATTACGCTTGGTATTTATGCACAACATACGGCAAAAAAGCTTCTGCAATTTTAGAGAAAATAAGCTTTTTTAGAACTGGTAATGCCTTAGAAAACCTAATAAGAGCAGAACTTTGGTATTGTGTAAATTATGAAATGACCAATAGTCTTGCAGACTTTTTTGTACGCAGAACAGGGCGTTTGTACTTTAACATTTCTAGTATTTCTACGTTTATGGACATTGTTGTTAAAGACTTTGTAAACTATTTAGATTGGGATGATAAAAGAGTAATTTTAGAGAAAGAAAAAATGCAATTGTTGTTAAATGATGCTGAAACATATTATGCAGAAGATTTTAAATAA
- a CDS encoding solute:sodium symporter family transporter has protein sequence MDTLSIISFLGFTILVGFVAWYATRKTDESTADGYYLGGRSLGAITIAGSLLLTNLSAEQIVGLNGQSFAEGVLVMAWETLAAIAMIFTAIYLLPKYMRSGITTIPEFIQDRFDGQTKAILSILFLIAFGVVLLPTILYSGSLAFSTMFNLPETLNISQGAVIQLCVWSIGIIGIIYAIFGGLRAVAISDLVNAIGLLIGGLLIPIFGLMVIGDGSVTNGLDILWTSNPEKFNAKGSVTSSIPFGTIFTGMMIAQMYYWGTNQSILQRVFGAKSLKEGQKGMILAGFVKFLIPVIVVLPGIIAWHLFEGNLENADQAYPALVRKVLPGAYLGFFAAVLFGAILSSFNSLLNSSATLFGFDLYRQYFSKNASDSQTVRAGKIFGFFLAIVSILISPLIANAPDGLFAYIQESLGSLSVPILAVVTMGIVSKKVPAIGAKIVLIGGVIMYLVSQFVLSPYFVNKALKDAALFGITNTEQLAIIKAEAYPHFLHIMGILFVVNSIIMLIVAKIKPKQDEYIPKVTEEIDIVPWKYAKIIGLIITILVLSTYLIF, from the coding sequence ATGGATACACTTTCTATTATATCATTCTTAGGGTTTACCATTTTAGTAGGTTTTGTAGCGTGGTATGCCACAAGAAAAACCGATGAAAGTACTGCAGACGGATATTATTTGGGCGGTAGAAGTTTAGGAGCCATTACTATTGCAGGCTCCTTACTACTAACCAATTTATCTGCAGAGCAAATAGTAGGCTTAAACGGACAATCTTTTGCAGAAGGTGTATTGGTAATGGCTTGGGAAACATTGGCTGCAATTGCAATGATTTTTACTGCAATTTACTTGTTACCTAAGTATATGCGTTCTGGTATAACTACAATACCAGAGTTTATACAAGACAGGTTTGATGGGCAAACAAAAGCCATTTTATCTATCTTATTTTTAATAGCATTTGGTGTGGTTTTATTGCCAACCATTTTATACTCTGGTTCCTTGGCTTTTAGTACTATGTTTAATTTACCCGAAACACTAAATATTTCTCAAGGAGCTGTAATTCAGCTTTGTGTTTGGTCTATTGGTATTATAGGTATTATTTATGCTATTTTTGGTGGATTAAGGGCTGTGGCTATTTCAGATTTAGTCAATGCTATTGGGTTACTAATAGGCGGTCTTTTAATTCCAATTTTTGGATTAATGGTAATTGGTGATGGTAGTGTTACAAACGGTTTAGATATTTTGTGGACCAGTAACCCAGAGAAGTTTAACGCCAAGGGTAGTGTTACTTCTTCTATTCCTTTCGGGACTATTTTTACGGGTATGATGATTGCTCAAATGTATTACTGGGGAACCAACCAATCTATATTACAGCGTGTTTTTGGTGCAAAAAGCTTAAAAGAAGGTCAAAAAGGAATGATTTTAGCCGGATTTGTAAAATTCTTAATTCCAGTAATTGTGGTTTTACCTGGTATTATTGCATGGCATTTATTCGAGGGGAATTTAGAAAACGCAGATCAGGCATACCCTGCATTAGTGCGTAAAGTATTGCCTGGTGCTTATTTAGGTTTCTTTGCTGCGGTATTATTTGGTGCTATATTAAGTTCTTTTAACAGTTTATTAAATAGTAGTGCCACGCTTTTTGGATTTGATTTATATAGACAGTATTTTAGTAAAAATGCATCAGACAGCCAAACAGTAAGAGCAGGTAAAATATTTGGTTTTTTCCTAGCTATTGTATCTATATTAATTTCTCCTTTAATAGCAAATGCTCCTGATGGTTTGTTTGCGTATATACAAGAATCTTTAGGTAGTTTAAGTGTGCCTATTTTAGCGGTTGTTACAATGGGGATTGTCTCTAAAAAAGTACCTGCAATTGGTGCAAAAATTGTGCTTATTGGTGGTGTTATAATGTATTTGGTGAGTCAGTTTGTACTAAGCCCATATTTTGTAAATAAAGCACTAAAAGACGCTGCACTTTTTGGCATCACAAATACAGAACAACTCGCAATAATTAAAGCAGAAGCATATCCACATTTTTTACATATTATGGGGATTTTATTTGTAGTAAATAGTATTATAATGTTAATAGTAGCCAAAATAAAACCAAAACAAGATGAGTATATTCCAAAGGTTACAGAGGAAATAGATATTGTACCTTGGAAATATGCAAAAATTATCGGTTTAATAATTACTATCTTAGTATTAAGTACATACCTTATTTTTTAA
- a CDS encoding glycoside hydrolase family 36 protein: MIKQTTIISAEDIQIEGNTSNFITTITNLSTQDQVTIFNISINAKEAQIPGPISLKWKIPAHNVKGVWKPTTDFNKRIQADWELQFMESRVSIDAPIISLFGNDDTNTHTFACSNAINMLELNAQIREEDDCFYCFVTLFTERHFPLSEFNMQLRIDARDIHFSDVLKDVSKWWETFDDLQPTSVPEIANAPLYSTWYNFHQNLDEDLLEKECKKASELGYKAIIIDDGWQTNDDNRGYDYTGDWLPERITKTKEFVSKVHATGLKVGFWYSVPFCGKKSKAYKRFKGKFLTENHRWAPVFDPRYPEVRDYLINIYKSALVDWNLDGFKLDFIDDFKFYPETKKEITTDMDYTSVNEAVDRLLLDVISTLKAIKPDVFVEFRQKYTGPAMRKYGNMFRAFDCPGDATMNRIRIADIKMLAGNTAVHSDMITWHNDERLEVAALQLVNTLFGVPQLSVLLKDAPQEFLNMIGFYTKYWNKNKELITTGNFTPFKPLANYPVKQVVNQNKLLLGVFDDYVAQINSKTQYIDILNGKLSTSLIVQNTQDLGTYTGTIYNCEGTVISTKKYALNKGILAVEIPSCGLLRLTQKQ, translated from the coding sequence ATGATAAAACAAACGACTATCATTTCTGCTGAAGATATACAAATAGAGGGTAATACAAGTAATTTTATTACCACAATAACCAACTTGTCTACACAAGACCAAGTAACTATATTTAATATTAGTATAAACGCTAAAGAAGCACAAATACCAGGACCAATTTCATTAAAATGGAAAATTCCTGCACATAACGTTAAAGGTGTTTGGAAGCCTACTACAGATTTTAATAAAAGAATACAAGCAGATTGGGAGTTGCAATTTATGGAGTCTCGCGTTTCTATAGACGCACCAATTATTAGCTTATTTGGTAATGACGATACAAACACGCATACTTTTGCGTGTTCTAATGCCATAAATATGCTTGAGTTAAATGCACAAATTAGAGAAGAAGATGATTGTTTCTACTGTTTTGTAACACTCTTTACAGAGCGTCATTTTCCTTTAAGTGAATTTAATATGCAACTTAGAATAGATGCTAGAGATATTCATTTTTCTGATGTATTAAAAGATGTTTCTAAATGGTGGGAAACTTTTGATGATTTACAACCTACAAGCGTACCAGAAATTGCAAATGCTCCTTTATATTCTACTTGGTACAATTTTCATCAAAATTTAGATGAAGACCTTTTAGAAAAAGAATGTAAAAAGGCTAGCGAATTAGGGTATAAAGCTATTATAATTGATGATGGTTGGCAAACAAACGATGACAACAGAGGCTATGATTATACGGGAGATTGGTTGCCAGAACGTATCACCAAAACAAAAGAGTTTGTAAGTAAAGTACACGCTACAGGTTTAAAAGTAGGCTTTTGGTATTCTGTACCTTTTTGCGGAAAAAAATCTAAAGCATACAAACGTTTTAAGGGCAAGTTTTTAACAGAAAACCACAGATGGGCTCCTGTTTTTGATCCCAGATACCCAGAGGTTAGAGATTATTTAATAAACATTTACAAATCGGCTTTAGTTGATTGGAACTTAGACGGATTTAAATTAGATTTTATTGATGATTTTAAGTTTTACCCAGAAACTAAAAAAGAAATTACCACAGATATGGATTATACGTCTGTTAATGAAGCGGTAGATAGACTGCTTTTAGACGTTATAAGTACTTTAAAAGCAATAAAACCAGATGTTTTTGTAGAATTTAGACAAAAATATACAGGTCCGGCTATGCGTAAATATGGTAATATGTTTAGAGCTTTTGATTGCCCTGGAGACGCAACTATGAACCGTATTAGAATAGCAGATATTAAAATGCTAGCTGGTAATACTGCAGTACATTCTGATATGATTACCTGGCATAATGATGAGCGTTTAGAAGTAGCAGCTTTACAACTTGTAAATACTTTGTTTGGAGTACCACAATTATCGGTTTTATTAAAAGATGCTCCACAAGAATTTTTAAATATGATTGGTTTTTATACCAAATATTGGAATAAAAATAAAGAACTGATTACAACGGGTAATTTTACACCTTTTAAGCCTTTAGCTAATTACCCTGTAAAGCAAGTTGTAAACCAAAATAAGTTGCTTTTAGGTGTTTTTGATGATTATGTGGCACAAATTAACAGCAAAACTCAATATATAGATATTTTAAACGGCAAGCTTTCTACTAGTTTAATTGTACAGAATACGCAAGATTTAGGTACATATACAGGAACAATTTACAATTGTGAGGGTACCGTAATAAGTACCAAAAAGTATGCTTTAAATAAAGGAATTTTAGCTGTAGAAATTCCGTCTTGCGGATTACTTAGATTAACACAAAAACAATAA